The window CCCCCCTCTCGCCTCAGGACCATAACTCTGAGTCTGGGTTACGTAAAAGCCGTGATCCAGAGCCAGCGCCTGGCCCATGATTTTTCCAAGAGTCAGAATGCCCTGCCCTCCAAGACCGGACAGGCGAATTTCAAACCTGTTCAACGGAGTATCTTTGATCATTTCCCACCTCCTGTAAGCTTTTGACGCGCCTCAATATATCTCTGTTCAAGTCCTGCGCAGTCCTTTTGCACAAAAATACCCGTTGAAATCCTGTCTTTCTGTTTTTCAGGGGGAAGTTCCCTGTACTTTTCGATGGGAGTGGCGTTTTTTTTCAGCCATTTATACATATCAACAGTGGTTTTATATTTGTTCTTGCGCCCAAACTGGGTATGACAGGGAGTGATAAGCTCGACAAGGTTGAACCCGGGATGCTCCAGGGCGGTGGAAATAAGTCTGTCCATGAGATTGGCCTGCATTACCGTGGCTCTGGCCACAAAGTTGGCCCCGCAGGCTCTTGTTACTTCAGCTATATCAAACTCCTTTTCCATTTGCCCGAAAGGTGTTGTGGTGGAATAGCAGCCAAAAGGAGTAGTGGACGAACTCTGACCTCCGGTCATGCCGTAAATATGGTTATTGAGGACCAGAGTAGTCAGCCCGATATTTCTGCGCGCAGCATGAATCAAATGGTTCCCACCAATTGACAGGGCATCTCCATCACCCATGATGACAATAACCTTGAGCCTGGGATTAGCCAGCTTGATTCCTGTGGCAAATGTCAGCGCCCGGCCGTGTGTTGTATGAACAGTATTAAAATCAACATAAACCGGAATCCGTCCTGAACATCCAATTCCGGCAACTACCACTATATCATCCTTGGGGATGTTCATGGAGTGAACACTTCTAATCAAAGAACCAAGTACAATCCCATGTCCGCATCCTGGGCAGAACACATGGGGAAATTTCTTGGTGTGCCTCAAATAATTATGTATGAGTTGAGTTACTTTTGCCATATCTTATCCTTTAAGGATTTTTTTAAGTATTTCGCCGGGCGTAATGATCTGCCCGTCAATTCTGTTCAAAGTAAGGACCTTGGTCTGACCATTGTTTACCCTTTTTACCTCACGGGAAATCTGCCCCATATTCATTTCTGGAACAAGAACCGATGAACACTGTCGGATCATCTTTTCCACTATTGGCCTTGGAAAAGGAAACAGGGTCCTGAGCTTGAGAAGACCAACCTTTTCTCCCTGTTCTCTGGCCAGCTGCACAGCAAGCTCAGCCGACCTGGCCACACAGCCGTAAGCAATTATGCAGCAGTCAGCATCCTCGCACTGCACTTCGTCCACCAGCTGTATATCATAAAAGAACTGGTCAATCTTGCGAAACAGGCGGTAAACAAAGTGCTCCACCTCTTTGGGTTTGGATGTTGGATAGCCGTGATCATCATGGGTCAGACCGGTGACATGATATCTGTAGCCAGTGCCCACTGGAGGCATCGCTGATACGCCCCGCATGTTGTCTTCAAAAGGCATGTACCATTCTGGGGGCATACTGGGCAGAAGCCTGGAATAGATGAATGCATCTTCTGGATCAGGAATAGAAATCTTTTCACGGGTGTGGGCTGTTATCTCATCCAGCAGAAGAATAACAGGAGTTCTGTATTTTTCAGCAAAGTTAAAAGCAGTAACAGTCATTTCCAGGCATTCCTGAACATCCCCGGCTGAAAGAACAATAATGGGATGATCCCCATGAGTGCCCCACCTGGCCTGCTGAACATCTCCCTGGGCCGGACTGGTGGGCATCCCTGTACTTGGTCCTGCTCTCATTACATTGACAAGCACCAGGGGGACTTCTGTAATGCACGCATACCCTATATGCTCCTGCATCAGGGAAAAGCCCGGACCTGAAGTGGCGGTCATGGCTTTTCTTCCAGCGAGAGAAGCACCGATTACTGTTCCTAAGCTGGCAATTTCATCCTCCATCTGAATAAAAACGCCATTTTCCAAAAATGGAAGACGTCTTGCCATCTCTTCTGCAATCTCAGTGGATGGGGTGATGGGATAACCCGCATAAAAATCACAACCTGCCAGTAAAGCGCCCTCGACAACCGCTTCATTGCCAAGAGCGAACACTTCATTTTGTCGTTTCTTTTTTGCTTTTGGTGGCATATTTTTTCCTGTAATTTATTGTTTTGTTATAGCAGTGCAGCCCCTTGTAAATGTCTGGGTGACTGAATTCTCCTGGGCATATGTTCTAAACTGGACAGTCAAAAATTCTTGTGCAACACTTTGGATTTATTGCCATTTTCCAAACTTTAGACATCCAGACGTCCTCAAAGCCTAACATTTGAAATCATAATGATTTTTATTCAACTAATAACAGTTAACTGATAACTTTCAACTCTCAAGTTCTGAAATACCAACATAAAATACCAACATTAGTGCAAAGCAGCCGCAGATAATCCAACACCCTTATTCCCTTTAAAGACTGCTGATAAGTAATCAGCCTTGCGAGGCAGCTGGCTGAGGATTGTCCGGTGTTGGAACTGCCTCAGGTTTTGCTGATTCATCTTCTCCGGCAGCAAATTGCCCGGCATCAGCACCACAATTGTTTGCATCCTGATTTTTGGGATAAACCATGATGGCAAAATCCGGACAGTGCACCTCACAGAAACCACAGTTTATGCACTCCTCCTCATTAACAACTTCTGCCTTGCCCTTTGGGCTGATTTTCAGTGTTTTGGTGGGACAAAAAGCTGCACATATTCCACAGCCTTTACACCAGTCCAGGTAAATCTTTACCCTGCTTTCTCCCTTTTTTTTAGCCATGTTCCATCCTTTTGTAATTATATCAACGTTTAAAATAATCAGTCCCGCCCTCCCGGGACTGACCTGCCATTTTGTTTTATCCTCTGACACAGGTAAAATCTATTTCGCCTTTTCATGCAGCATATATCCAGACTTTTACAAATATTCACTTATACATTGAGAGCATTACGCGTTTTCTTAAGTCTATAAATATGAGGTGATTGTTTAGCTCCCTGGGTGTGGCACTAAGGACTGTCCCCAGCCCATTATACAAAAAAGCCCGTAATAGTTTAGCCCTTTTCTAAGGTAAGCAGGGGACAGGCACCCCAGCCCTTGTTTTTTGTTGATGTAAAACACAGATTTAATAAAACAAGGGCTCGGAGAGCTATTCCCCCTCCGGGCTGTATGCCTCCGGGCAGGAAGCCGTGCCACATGCAAATGGCTAAACTGTTACAAAAGCCCAATATTCCCGGTACAATTTCTGCTGCAGCCATTTATGGGCTTTATTTCAATAAAAATCAATGATAATAGCAGTTCAACGTTACCTTCTTGCCGGATCCAGTAAAACAAAAATGATTCATACCCCGTAAGAACGAGCCCATACTTCAAGCTTAATTATTTGACAACAGTATGAAAGAGAAAAATTTATTTATTCAGGATATCCAGGATGGAATGAAAGTCCATGATCTGTTCATCGTAGTTGAGAGCAGGCTGGACCAGGCCAGAAACGGTCCTTACTGGCAAATGACCCTCCAGGACAGCAGCGGCACTATTCCAGCAAGAATCTGGAGCCCTTTAAGCCGCAACTTTGAACAGATCGCTTCAGAACAAATTATTGAAGTAACTGCCGCTGCCCAGAGCTTCAGGGATCAGCTTCAGTTGAATATTGAAACATTGAATTTTGTACCCCCTGAGCAGACTGATCTTTCTTTTTTTCTGCCGGTTTCCTCCATCCCTCCAGAGGAGCTTTACCAGGATCTGATGCGTCTTCTGCATCAAAAAGTAATATTCCCCCCCTGGACCAGGTTCTACAAAAAAATCCTGAAAAACAATGATATTCGTGAGGCCCTGGTAAAAACTCCCGGTGGCAAAACAATACACCATGCCTACATGGGAGGTCTTCTGGAACACACCCTTTCTGTATGCAGAATATGCGACAGTATCTGTGATTTGTATCCTGCCCTTGACAAAGATATACTCTTAGTCAGTGCAGCATTGCACGATATTGGCAAAGCAAGAGAAATTTCAGCGGGTGTTTCCAGAGAATACTCTACTGAAGGAAAACTAATGGGGCATATCTTTCTTGGTCTGGAAATGATCAATCCTTTTTTGAGCAAAGCACAGAATCTTTCACCAGAGCTCATCATGCATTTTAAGCATATCATTTTAAGCCATCACGGAGAGCTGGAATATGGTTCGCCCAAAAGGCCTAAAACACAAGAAGCCCTGCTTCTGCATTTTGCAGACAACCTTGATGCCAAGATGAATACCATTGATAATGCTCTTGACAACCCATCAGACAATCATGACAGAGCAGGACATTGGTCCCAGTTTCAGCGCAGCATGGGACGTTTTTTATACAACCCGCACCGTACACCAAAACCCGAGCAGCCTGAACCAGAGCCCAAACCTTCGCATTCATTGCAGAAAGTACGAAAAACTATAGCTCGCCAGCCTACTCTTGCAGCCGACCCAGATTTCTCAAGCTCTGACACGGATGCCAACTCTTGAACATGTATACAGAAAACTGCCGCTATGCCGGATTTGCTTAAGGAGGTAATGTGTTTATCAGTTTTGAAGGTATTGAAGGCTGTGGAAAATCCACCCAGGCCCAATTGCTCGCCGGGCACTTAGAAGAAAATGGTATTTCAACAATTTTGACCAAGGAACCTGGAGGAAGCAGGCTGGGTTTAGAGCTGCGCGACATCCTGCTTTCCATGGAAAGTACTGACCTTGTACCGGAAACAGAGCTGTTTCTTTATCTCGCCGACAGAAGCCAGCACGTGCATACCCTGATCAAGCCTGCCCTTAGTAAGGAACAGGCAGTCATCTGCGATCGCTTTGCTGATTCCATGATTGTTTACCAGGGGTATGCAAGAGGACTTGATATTAATCTGCTGATCCAACTGAATCAGGCCGCTGTGCAGGGAGTCGAGCCGGAGCTTACAATATTGCTGGATCTTCCTGCTGACGAAGGACTGAAAAGGGCTCTAAGCCGCAACATTCAGAAAAAAATGACCAAATCAGAAGGCAGATTCGAAGCTGAAAGCCTGGAGTTTCATGAGAAAACCCGCAAGGGATATCTGGAATGGGCCGGCATCAACCAGAACAGATTTCATATTATTGATGCCCGGAAGGGTGTCAGTGAAATTCATGAAAATATAGTCCAGCAGGTAAAAAAAGTTTTTTTCCAAAAATATTAAAAAAAAGATTGACAACCTGTTGCAAAGTCATTATTCATCTTTTTCTCGCATCGGGGGCGGGTAGCTCAGTTGGGAGAGCATCGGCCTTACAAGCCGAGGGTCACAGGTTCGAGCCCTGTTCCGCCCACCAGATGTTTTTCATATATGCGGGGCCGTAGTTAAGTTGGTTATAACGCTGGCCTGTCACGCCAGAGGCCGCGAGTTCGAGTCTCGTCGGCCCCGCCACAAAAAATACAGTGCTGTCAACACTGTTAGTTAAATAAATATTTTTGCACTGCGCAAACAAAAAAACCTCAGAACTCATTGTTTCTGAGGTTTTTTTATTCTGGAAAGCATCAACTGTGAGCCCTCCTGAAAATCAAAACCCGGACGAATCAAGCCCAACCTGCTCTTTATGTACCGGAAAATCACGACTATTTTTTCAAGGCTTTAATCGCAGCTTTTATATTTGTAATGTCTGCCAGCTGGTCTTTGTACCCCCATGGGAACACCTTACCACTGCACAGGAAAAAAAGAGATATCTCCTTCATAATAATGATCCCCGGGACAAAGGGTATCAGAATTTTTTAAAACCTGTCTGTCAGCAAGTGATGTTGCACCACAAACTGCCTGCTTCAGGTATGGATTTCGGCAGCGGAACAGGCTCTCCCCTTCCCATGATGCTGCAAAGCCAGGGGTTTAATGTAAAAGTATTTGATCCGCTTTTTTCACCAGACCATAAGTTACTGCACAAAAAATATGACTTTATCACATGCACTGAGGTTGTAGAACATATGCGCACACCAGGTCAGGATATCCTGACCATGTGGAACTTGATTAAACTTGGCGGATCACTTTATATCAAAACTCAATTTCGTCTTCCAGAATACGATTTTGGCCAATGGGCTTACATGAGAGACCTGACTCACGTCTGTTTTTACTCTAAAAAAACCATGTACTGGCTGGCCACATTTTTATCGGCAAACCTGCTCCTCCCAGGCAGCAACATCACCATCCTCAGTAAAAAAAAGTAATATACGCCAACGCCAAAGCTATCTTTTGATGCGCAAGGCAGTCAGCAGGGAGCATTGCGCGTTTCTGAAAAGTCAATTTGGGGACAGTCCCGAAGCCGGGGACAGTCCCCGTGCCATGCAGTTAAAATTAGATTTTAACCCCAAAATAGCTATGACAAACAGCTCATTTTTTATGTTTTCAGAAACGCGTAATACGCAAGGCAGTCAACATACGTCTGCATTTAAACAAAACAATCAAGGACAGCATGATGACCCATTCAAAGCCTGCCTTTTGAGTTGAAGCCACTGTACATCCACCTCCGGAACTGCTGCTGTCAGCATGGATGCAATCATCTATGCCGGTAACTTCTACGATCCAGTCGCAGTAATTTGAAAGCCGCACATACACTCCGTACACATCAGGCGTTCCGCATTCAAGACCCCAGCTTGTCACTCCCACCAGCACAAATTTACCCCTGTCATACACCACAAGAGGCCCTCCGGAATCACCATGACAGGTATCCACTGAACCGTCTCCTGGCCCTGCCCCTATCATATTGTCTGTAACCTCATTTACCCCTATGTACGCTTTGACAAGATCTTCCTGGTTGACCAGAGGAGTACTGGCCTTTTGGAGGTCTAAAGGGTATGTTCTATCTCCATCAAGTGCCCCCCAGCCAGTTATCCAGGCCGTGTTGCCTGGTAAAGCCCTGCTTAGAGGATCGCCTGATTCTATAATTGGTATATAGCCCCAATCCGTGGCAACATCAGGTGGATATTCAATATACAGCAAAGCAAGATCAGAATCATAATTATACGGATCATAGCCGGGATGCAGCACCTGCTTCTTAACCGGAATCATCTGGCCTGCTTCGTCCCTCAAATTACTTCGCCCGGTAAGCACAAGCATATCTTCGGGGGCGCGTTTCAAGGTGCCGCTCATATCCACAAGGCAATGCGCGGCAGTAATGATCCACTGCGGTGAAATAAAGGTACCACCGCAAAAATGAGCTCTATACGGATCACGCACATTGGCATTGAGCAGAGCTATGTTCCAGGGCCAATCAGCAATATCAGCATCCTCTCCACCTTTTATCTTTGGCAGT is drawn from Desulfonatronovibrio magnus and contains these coding sequences:
- a CDS encoding 2-oxoacid:ferredoxin oxidoreductase subunit beta translates to MAKVTQLIHNYLRHTKKFPHVFCPGCGHGIVLGSLIRSVHSMNIPKDDIVVVAGIGCSGRIPVYVDFNTVHTTHGRALTFATGIKLANPRLKVIVIMGDGDALSIGGNHLIHAARRNIGLTTLVLNNHIYGMTGGQSSSTTPFGCYSTTTPFGQMEKEFDIAEVTRACGANFVARATVMQANLMDRLISTALEHPGFNLVELITPCHTQFGRKNKYKTTVDMYKWLKKNATPIEKYRELPPEKQKDRISTGIFVQKDCAGLEQRYIEARQKLTGGGK
- a CDS encoding 2-oxoacid:acceptor oxidoreductase subunit alpha is translated as MPPKAKKKRQNEVFALGNEAVVEGALLAGCDFYAGYPITPSTEIAEEMARRLPFLENGVFIQMEDEIASLGTVIGASLAGRKAMTATSGPGFSLMQEHIGYACITEVPLVLVNVMRAGPSTGMPTSPAQGDVQQARWGTHGDHPIIVLSAGDVQECLEMTVTAFNFAEKYRTPVILLLDEITAHTREKISIPDPEDAFIYSRLLPSMPPEWYMPFEDNMRGVSAMPPVGTGYRYHVTGLTHDDHGYPTSKPKEVEHFVYRLFRKIDQFFYDIQLVDEVQCEDADCCIIAYGCVARSAELAVQLAREQGEKVGLLKLRTLFPFPRPIVEKMIRQCSSVLVPEMNMGQISREVKRVNNGQTKVLTLNRIDGQIITPGEILKKILKG
- a CDS encoding 4Fe-4S dicluster domain-containing protein, with the translated sequence MAKKKGESRVKIYLDWCKGCGICAAFCPTKTLKISPKGKAEVVNEEECINCGFCEVHCPDFAIMVYPKNQDANNCGADAGQFAAGEDESAKPEAVPTPDNPQPAASQG
- a CDS encoding 3'-5' exoribonuclease YhaM family protein, which translates into the protein MKEKNLFIQDIQDGMKVHDLFIVVESRLDQARNGPYWQMTLQDSSGTIPARIWSPLSRNFEQIASEQIIEVTAAAQSFRDQLQLNIETLNFVPPEQTDLSFFLPVSSIPPEELYQDLMRLLHQKVIFPPWTRFYKKILKNNDIREALVKTPGGKTIHHAYMGGLLEHTLSVCRICDSICDLYPALDKDILLVSAALHDIGKAREISAGVSREYSTEGKLMGHIFLGLEMINPFLSKAQNLSPELIMHFKHIILSHHGELEYGSPKRPKTQEALLLHFADNLDAKMNTIDNALDNPSDNHDRAGHWSQFQRSMGRFLYNPHRTPKPEQPEPEPKPSHSLQKVRKTIARQPTLAADPDFSSSDTDANS
- the tmk gene encoding dTMP kinase, whose amino-acid sequence is MFISFEGIEGCGKSTQAQLLAGHLEENGISTILTKEPGGSRLGLELRDILLSMESTDLVPETELFLYLADRSQHVHTLIKPALSKEQAVICDRFADSMIVYQGYARGLDINLLIQLNQAAVQGVEPELTILLDLPADEGLKRALSRNIQKKMTKSEGRFEAESLEFHEKTRKGYLEWAGINQNRFHIIDARKGVSEIHENIVQQVKKVFFQKY
- a CDS encoding class I SAM-dependent methyltransferase produces the protein MLHHKLPASGMDFGSGTGSPLPMMLQSQGFNVKVFDPLFSPDHKLLHKKYDFITCTEVVEHMRTPGQDILTMWNLIKLGGSLYIKTQFRLPEYDFGQWAYMRDLTHVCFYSKKTMYWLATFLSANLLLPGSNITILSKKK
- a CDS encoding serine protease, which gives rise to MSIFFRIFFVFIFAILPLNVEANSELESVLPKIKGGEDADIADWPWNIALLNANVRDPYRAHFCGGTFISPQWIITAAHCLVDMSGTLKRAPEDMLVLTGRSNLRDEAGQMIPVKKQVLHPGYDPYNYDSDLALLYIEYPPDVATDWGYIPIIESGDPLSRALPGNTAWITGWGALDGDRTYPLDLQKASTPLVNQEDLVKAYIGVNEVTDNMIGAGPGDGSVDTCHGDSGGPLVVYDRGKFVLVGVTSWGLECGTPDVYGVYVRLSNYCDWIVEVTGIDDCIHADSSSSGGGCTVASTQKAGFEWVIMLSLIVLFKCRRMLTALRITRF